The Maniola hyperantus chromosome 25, iAphHyp1.2, whole genome shotgun sequence genome segment ctaacaaacaaacacactttcgcatttatttttcacacggcattccgaaccagtggtaaattaaactagttgacgattcagaagcacttgtaaaagtttacttgactaaaaatatattctactagcttatgctcgcgacttcgtccgcgtggactacacaaatttcaaacccctatttcaccccctcaggggttgaattttcaaaaatcctttcttagcggatgcctacgtcgtaatagctatctgcatgtcaaatttcagctcgatccggcaagtgcccccccccccccccctctatcaccCAAATGGTAGTatgtatataggaacgtgaaaaaacagcagtagtatatataatcaattttaaaggaaaactatcatggctaagtagggtacccaggttaaggagttacatctgtttttcgaggattgtgactacggaaccctacactgcgccggtttttatatatttaaattctattctattctatgatatgggtagtgattagtatggatagtatggaagtGGATATTCGATATGGACTGCGTGCAGCGTGATTCAcatgaatattattattgttatctgGTTATACAATATTCATCCAATATATAGGTCAAATGTTACTTGGTCCTATCTACCTATTGATATGATGATATCAAATTGGCAATTTCGAAACCACAAAACTTTTATgaaataagtcccgcaaattgctaagcgtggccgccattttagtgacgtcagcactagactgaagtttcgagctgatggtatatttttatttcagctgacgtcaaaatgacgtcaatgcgatgttaatgagacatggtcgcAGCGcgacagcaatttgcgggacttatataaggTGATCTCTATTATTCTTATTGGCTggcaatggcgccgattctgttgtctttcttctaaactaaatttagagtatctgcatctttttctttttacgattgctaaaaaggacagaacatgaattttacactTTTAAAGACTTAAAGTAATAAACAATAGGCTCGGAACTGGCAACAAAACCCACCCAGGCCCACTGCATTATAATCGCACTAGCttatatgcccgcgacttcgtccgcgtggactacacaacctTCAAACcacaattttacccccttaggggctgaattttcaaaaatcctttattgaCGGATGTCTATATCGTAATAGGCATGAAAAATttctctattttacccccctcttcgctctgggctggtttccgcacttaaacgtttccgtctattGTGCGtgattttacccccttaagcgttgaattttcaaaaatccgttcttaccggatgtctacgtcataacaggtATCTGCATATTTTAGcccgatttgtccagtagtttgatctgtgcgttggtAGACACTAGCCATTCAGTGGAAAGAGGTAACAAACCTTCAGCAATGATTCACGACGATGCAGATAGAAATTTATACTAAATCAAGGAAGTTGACATGAAACGCGTCATTGGGAATTACCATCacagtaaaaactaaaaaggatATTATATTGATAACGGTTGTACGCAACTGAATtagtaattaaattactatttaTCATTTACGTGAAATCGTTTGAAACCAAACATATGGGTCGTTGCATGACCAACTGTTGATTGCCTTGTTATTCTAGTGGCTAGATTATTCAGATGAGGATCAtggtattttttagggttccgttctcCAGGGAAAAAGAGGAGGACTcttagggtcactttgttgtctgtctgtcagtttacATGTCTCCATTAGTCTCCGTTGAAATTGGCTGCCATggccattattatttatttattatttaattagaagggccataaagccaattacactaattaaactacgagtacaaactaacataaacatacttacaaaaattgttaaaattataaattttaaaaagcaaaattataaattttcacaaaagtgcaagatctgacccatgaggtcagcccatttgtcagcaaatatgtcacagcgaggggactccttcagcagtgcgttgagcgcagccaaagtgcgcggtatgggtgacctggagcgcgctaacgtgcgactaaacggacttacgaaaaatttggagcggtggcggagatagctgtaattagagggtgcatgccatgcctgtaggtttcttgacagatacgacagacagacagacaacgaagtgatcctgtaagcgttccttttttccttttgaggtatgtaATCcttaggcgccgtcctattgtcatcgctcgtacgtcgatgcgtgcgtccgacgaaaatgatcgcgcgtccgtgcgttcaaacaaactgcattctactgaatgtcctattaAAGATCGCGCAatcatgcgatgcgttcatattgtctttcatcgcacgatgaaatcgcatcgcatcatcgcgcgagcgatgacaataggacggcgcctaaAAACTTTAATTCACacgaacaaagtcgcgagcatcatctacttagtatctttttttttctgtttgcaGAAATAACGCAGCGCATGTCCTCCACAAACATAGTGATAAGGATATGGTGTCATATCCTCTTGCCGCCATCGAAAGACGACGAAGAGAAACCCGGTCTGATGCAAGACACCGTCATACAAACCTGGGGTATATACTTCAGCGGTCTGAGATATATCGGGGCCAATTTATCCCTGAACTTTACTTCAGATTGCTTTAAAAGTAATACATTGGTGTTCCAAATGCATGGCGGATACTTCTGCTCATACAAAAGTTTGAAATTGGATGTAATACCACCAGAAAATGAGCTGGAACAAGGCTCGCTCTCGTCCGATTCGTCCGGCAAAACGAGTTGTTTCAAAATCACCTTAGAATCTAAACTTATACAGAACTACAAACTTATGAAGGAATCCAGATCGGTTTCGCCTGGGCGGTTCTCGAAAATCCCTGAAAAGGAGTATTCGAAAAGCCAAAGCCCAGTAGAAAGAGGTTTCAAACAAAATATTCCTACATTAAGAAATTCTTCAAGTTTAACCACGTCTTTAAGTCATAGAGAAAGAAGGGATGATAATTTAAGCCATAGAGATGAAAGCGTAGAAAGGAAAAAGCCAGACGTTAACCCTAACCATATTTACGAGCATTCGCCAGACAATATCGATATTAGAGAATTTTCGTCTACCGAATTAAACTGTGATATATCTACTTCGCAAGAGGAGCTATCGGATAAAATCGATTTAAGCGAAACAGCGGAGAGTTACGACCTAAGAAACGAATCGGATGTGCCAAAATACAGATATTTGGCGATAAATTTCCTCAAATCCGAAATCAGACCTAGTTACAACGCGACGAAACTGCAAAGTCTGCACTTACTGCAATACTCGATAAAGAAACGTCAAGAAGCTGTCCAGGAAATAAAAGAAAGGATCTATCAAAAGTCTGCGTTATCGCAGAGTCTATCACCCGAGTTTGAGGTTAAATTGAAAGGCAAGAGCAGATCGTATAGAAATTTGTTTTCGCCGGAAGAAGACGAGGCGTTGAGGAAAGAGAAGTCGTCCTCGCAAAGTGACTTGACCGTCAAGAATGGCAGAGTGAGAGAAGATAGGATACCGGTACCGAATGGTCCACGACTAACCCTGAAGCTCAATGATCTTTTGTCTTACAAGGTAGGTATACGTTTTATTTTGAGCAACTACAAAATATTCCTTCTGTAGGCAttttgtttagggttccgtacccaaagggcaAAACCCCTAAAACCCTATTACAGCAGGTGAttgagttttttagggttccgtacctcaaaaggaaaaacggaacccttataggatcactttgttgtctgtctgtctgtctgtctgtccgtctgtctgtcaagaaacctacagggtacttcccgttgacctagaatcatgaaaattggcaggtaggtagatcttatagctgacatttagggaaaaatctgaaaaccgtgaatttagagttgcatcatacaaaaaaaattaaattgtggtcataaactaataattggtatgttcaattttctaagtaagataactatatcaagtggggtatcatatgaaaggtcttcacctgtgcattctaacacagatttttatttatttttatgtatcatagtttttgaattatcctgcaaaatgtcgaaaaagtacgactgtagtacggaatcctcattgcgcgagccttttttttaatttttttttaaattcagatacaagtaaccccttgactgcaatctcacctggtggtaagtgatgatgcagtctaagatgatagcgggctaacctggaaagggtatggcagtttttattaaacccactttggtttctacccggcatcgtaccggaacgctaaatcgcttgacggcacggctttgccggtagggtggtaactagccacggccgaagcctcccaccagaccagaccagaaatttagaaattataaaattccaaaccgctgccaggaattgaacccgcgacctcccactattaagaccacagcgctcaccactgcgccagggaggtcgtcaaactgtcgtcgcctgactcgcacttggccggttttttataatttttataccatTAATTCCATTGAACTATCGACTCACAATGTTAGACacctttctaaagttacccgtagctacGTTACCAACTCAGTTAGTGATTCTTTTTGCCTCCCGCACtatttatcactacccctataataaatgcgaaagtttgtttgtttgttggtttattggtttgttggtttgtccttcaatcacgtcgcaacggagcaacggatcgacgtgattttttgcttgggtatagtttaagacctggagtgacataggctactttttatcccggaaaatcaaagacttcccacgggatttttaaaaacctaaatccacgcgtacgaagtcgcggacaccaGCTAGTTTTTCGtaaaaatctggtagcactggaaacctcaaaaatctgactgactgactgactgactgatctatcaacactcagctcaaactattggacggatcgggctgaaatttggcatgcaaatagctattatgacgtaggcatccgctaagaaaggatttttgaaaattcaacccctaagggggtgaaataggggtttgaaatttgtgtagtccacgcggacgaagttgcgagcataagctagtgttgtaTAAACAAAAATTCGAGTATAgactttttcctttttttccAGTCTAAACCTTCACCATTTCAAAGGGCTGAATACCTTAGACTGACGAAGCAATTAGAGATCCTACATTTCAAAAGGCTCATACTTTCCGACGAGAGAGATAGCAAATTGGCAAATATAAGGAGACTAAAAGAGCAACATGCTAAACTGTTTGAAGAGAATCAGGATGTTGGTAAGCACTATTGACCCAAGTTTGGGcacggatttaaaaaaaaagaatattagctatgttaaatgtctaatattcccctttcctctccaactaagcgtcaagcttgtgctaggagtagctacgacaatagtgcaacgggcggggtttgaaccgtcgaccttttggttttcagtccactcctttacccgttgagctattgaggctcatgaaCATTGACATGAACATGAATATTGTATgactagcctagtggttaggacgttctaTTTCTTtattctaatcggaggtcgggggttcgatcccgggcacgcacctctaacttttcgtaattatgtgcgttttaagtaattaaatatcacttgctttaacggtgaaggaaaaaatcgtgaggcaACTTACATGCCTGCCTTtttgagttctccataatattgtaAACATGTGTGatgtctatcaatccgcacatgaccagcgtggtagactatggcccttcCCTtcaacccttctcagtctgagaggagacctcaaaaagaaaaaccgaacccttataggatcactaattgtctgtctgtcggtctgtcaagaaacctacagggtacttcccgttgacctagaatcatgaaatttgataggtaggtaggccttgtagcagacattcggggaaaaatctgaaaaccgtgaatttagggttagatcacacaaaaaaattaaattgtgggcatgaactaataattagtattttcaactttcgaagtgagtgactatatcaattggggtatcatatgaaaggtcttcacctgtacattctaaaacagatttttatttatttatgcgtcatagtttttgaattatcgtgcaaaatgtcgaaaaaaatacgactgttgtacggaaccctcgttgcgcgagcctgactcgcacttggctggtttttttcagGTACTGAACTAATGCAGAACTACCACGCGTTGTCCCGTAGAACGGAACAGCTGAAGGAGACAAGGGAGTCTTGCTACGCTCTGAGGGAGTCGGCCGCAAGGTCCCACGCCGCCTTGGGTAGCCATAGGACCAATTTGCTGATGGACTtgcatagcatattttatatAGAACAAGttcgtaaatttttatttatttattcagatacaagttagctttgactgcaatctcacctggtggtaagtgatgatgcagtctaagatagaagcgggctaacctggaacggaggtcgtcaaatatctGTAGTAAAATTGGGCTGCATTATGGCCTAttcgttttttaattttattgtgtgTTAGACTGcctttaaaatccatactatccatatctatactaatattataaatgcgaaagtgtgtccgtctgtctgtctgtctgtctgtctgctagcttttcacggcccaaccgttcaaccgattttgatgaaatttggtacaaagttagcttatatcccgggtaaggacatatgctactttttatcctggaaaattaaagagttcccattggattttaaaaaaacctgaatccacgcggacgaagtcgcgggcatcatctagtaatctatAAATGGGCTGGATTTTGAGCAATTTTTAGACGCAATTTCATAgctagcaatttttttttcacagaAAGATCCAACAATCTGGTCAATATGCGACATTCCACTCCCAATCTGCGGCGATGACAGCCCCCGGGCATCGAACCCCGCCCCCGACTCGGTGGCCGCTGGCTTCGTGGCGCAGGCTACGTCACTGGcggccgccatcttgaatcAGCCGCTGAGATACAAGATCACATTACTGGGCTCCGCGAGTAAGATACTGGATATCATTCCGGACTTGCCTGATCCCAAGTGAGTACAAAACTATCACAGTTAAACACACACGCATACTCACCCTCTACAATACAAATCTTTGTATAAGGTTCGTATTTGGGCTGCGAAAGTATGACCATGTCTCCGAGTACCGCCGTAAGCTCAAGTGGCTCCCGATTCGTCTTCGCAGGAATACTCATATTCTTCATCTTCTTTACTGTATACTGTTCAATCCCTCCATTCCTCTTTATCTTAAAGAACGTTTTGAGTACCGATGTGGTAcacactctttttctcttcgttctcaaaataatctacgcctgaaaatttctacacactcctcttcttattatgctaaatcatttactgttaccgctatactgctatggaattctctccccttggatatcaaacagtctcaatcactatctatttttaaaacaaaattgaagctattttatttatcctccatttgatgtgtttatttatttttacttttagtccacttatctgtcgtctattcctctcttatttactgttgtattttcatttatatatatatatatatacatatgtatattatgtgtatttactttatttaattagtacaccccttccgctttctttaatttttataatatcctctaccctaaggttgcctggaagagatcgctattttagcgataaggccgcctattgtacatgctgtatttgttatatgtctattgtttttgttttggtgtacaataaagcatattttacttttacttaccctcggtggcgtgcagctcatagaagcataaacgcactgcttaccctcattgtaagaaatcaatgcttatttttcattataaatcctgccgtaaaataagttcatacctaaatgcataccctggcttgaactcctgtgcacgccactgctcacccttgcacatacacacacgcacatacacacacgcacgcacatacacacgcacacgcacatacacacacacacgctcatacacacacgcgcacacataaacacacacacgcacgcgcACGCACGCACGTACTCCCGTGTGTGTTAAGGGCATTGTAAAACTTACCTTATTcagatttatataaaaaaccggccaagtgcgagtcagactcgcgaaccgagggttccgtattcgggtatttttttcgacattttgcacgataaatcagaaactattatgcataaaaattaataaaaatctgttttagaatgtgcaggtgaatgataccccacttatagTTATATAGCgcggtatagttatcttactttgaaaattcaaaatacatttttaaccgacttcaaaaaaaggaggaggttctcaattcgtcggaatctttttttttaattgttttgtgacgtaaccacaaattcacggttttcggatttattcctttacttatgctataagacctacctacctacaaaatttcatgattctaggtcaacgggaagtaccctataggtttcgacggacatacggacagacagacaacgaagggatcctataagggttcgtttttttccttttgaggtttccgtacctcaaaaggaaaaaaacgaCCCCTAAAAATTCTACAAAATTTCGTTGAGTTTGATAAATGAGAACATTGAGACCCAGACTATGATTTTTTGAAGCAAGCTACGAATAAGctcttaacaaaaaaaaatgtttttcagtATACCCCTCTTTGCGCGGGGAGGCGACACAACCCTTTTCCGATATGCACTGTTCTTGCTTAATAAGTGCATAGCTCAATTACTATGGGGGAGAGGTCTCAGTGTGTACGACATGAGGCCAACGTTGGCCAATCTACAGCGACTTTTGACTACGCCGAGCAATTTGTGAGTATTTTTGTTGCCAACGCCATACCCAACGGCACTTTTTCAGTACACCTCTCTTTGCGATATGCACTGTTCTTGCTAAATAAGTGCATAGCTCAATTGCTGTGGGGGAGAGGTCTCAGTGTGTACGACATGAGGCCAACGTTGGCCGATCTACAGCGACTTTTGACTACGCCGAGCAATTTGTGAGTATTTTTGTTGCCAACGCCATACCCAACGGCATTTTTTCAGTATACCCCTCTTTGCGCGGGGAGGCGACAGAACCCTTTTCCGATATGCACTGTTCTTGCTAAATAAGTGCATAGCTCAATTGCTATGGGGGAGAGGTCTCAGTGTGTACGACATGAGGCCAACGTTGGCCAATCTACAGCGACTTTTGACTACGCCGAGCAATTTGTGAGTATTTTTGTTGCCAACGCCATACCCAACGGCACTTTTTCAGTACACCTCTCTTTGCGATATGCACTGTTCTTGCTAAATAAGTGCATAGCTCAATTGCTGTGGGGGGAGAGGTCTCAGTGTGTACGACATGAGGCCAACGTTGGCCAATCTACAGCGACTGTTGACTACGCCGAGCAATTTGTGAGTATTTTTGTTGCCAACGCCATACCCAACGGCATTTTTTCAGTACACCTCTCTTTGCGATATGCACTGTTCTTGCTAAATAAGTGCATAGCTCAATTGCTGTGGGGGAGAGGTCTCAGTGTGTACGACATGAGGCCAACGTTGGCCAATCTGCAGCGACTGTTGACTACGCCGAGCAATTTGTGAGTATTTTTGTTGCCAACGCCATACCCAACGGCACTTTTTCAGTACACCTCTCTTTGCGATATGCACTGTTCTTGCTAAATAAGTGCATAGCTCAATTGCTGTGGGGGAGAGGTCTCAGTGTGTACGACATGAG includes the following:
- the Uvrag gene encoding UV radiation resistance-associated gene protein — its product is MFGRPRCREWTPLTTQQLRLRSLIQIVGYNIRPPEWCMHQCSYYLTLHHTTMSAPFYTSERICSPHPKWKEIDSEITQRMSSTNIVIRIWCHILLPPSKDDEEKPGLMQDTVIQTWGIYFSGLRYIGANLSLNFTSDCFKSNTLVFQMHGGYFCSYKSLKLDVIPPENELEQGSLSSDSSGKTSCFKITLESKLIQNYKLMKESRSVSPGRFSKIPEKEYSKSQSPVERGFKQNIPTLRNSSSLTTSLSHRERRDDNLSHRDESVERKKPDVNPNHIYEHSPDNIDIREFSSTELNCDISTSQEELSDKIDLSETAESYDLRNESDVPKYRYLAINFLKSEIRPSYNATKLQSLHLLQYSIKKRQEAVQEIKERIYQKSALSQSLSPEFEVKLKGKSRSYRNLFSPEEDEALRKEKSSSQSDLTVKNGRVREDRIPVPNGPRLTLKLNDLLSYKSKPSPFQRAEYLRLTKQLEILHFKRLILSDERDSKLANIRRLKEQHAKLFEENQDVGTELMQNYHALSRRTEQLKETRESCYALRESAARSHAALGSHRTNLLMDLHSIFYIEQKDPTIWSICDIPLPICGDDSPRASNPAPDSVAAGFVAQATSLAAAILNQPLRYKITLLGSASKILDIIPDLPDPNIPLFARGGDTTLFRYALFLLNKCIAQLLWGRGLSVYDMRPTLANLQRLLTTPSNLSDTSKLFGTYRWLEDSQCARTQSLRNLVPSERKYRQFNRFKECVDSHSSQKGFNRKHKHSRSVGSYHDDQDLSGLNDSTLSIMGSESNIYDMKLAKSDCSQNLKQHNSDSEITKIDSRLDSERVQFTLGDDTELDEKLVRLSSNNDDEVTCSTCLDENVKRICSEINSFCSDTTKSSFELPKSDIDIAKYMERKASVETSEVLDCENCDNVKCDLECANNIQDVIVIPSAEAILEIRDLEDDV